The following are from one region of the Deltaproteobacteria bacterium genome:
- a CDS encoding PDDEXK nuclease domain-containing protein, which produces MKKTDVIGPNYGNLLEKITGIFSKARMTAIRAINVTQVMAYFEIGREIVEFEQHGKIRAEYGEELILNLSRDMTNRFGRGFSERNLRNMRSFYTAFSIRQTLSAESGKRESLSEPFIPNLPWSHYCELLKVEDTLARSFYENEAAQNNWSVRELKRQINSMLFERLALSRNTTAVMKLAKKGQIIETPEDAIKDPYVLEFLNLREESAYTESQLEQALIDKLQDFLLELGKGFSFVARQKRITIANRHYHIDLVFYNRFLKCFVLIDLKTGEFDHADAGQMNFYLNYFKENETMADENDPIGLILCARKDDIFARYVLGGLSNKVFASKYKLALPSERQLKQKLKSLPDLLDTT; this is translated from the coding sequence ATGAAAAAAACTGATGTAATCGGCCCAAACTACGGCAATCTCCTTGAGAAAATTACCGGAATTTTCTCCAAAGCAAGAATGACGGCTATCAGAGCAATTAACGTAACACAGGTGATGGCCTATTTCGAGATCGGGAGGGAAATCGTCGAGTTCGAGCAGCACGGAAAGATACGAGCAGAGTATGGAGAAGAACTCATTTTAAACTTATCACGAGATATGACAAATAGATTCGGAAGGGGATTCTCAGAAAGAAATTTAAGAAATATGAGATCATTTTACACGGCGTTCTCAATTCGGCAGACACTGTCTGCCGAATCTGGTAAGAGAGAAAGCCTGTCCGAACCATTTATTCCTAACCTGCCCTGGTCGCATTACTGTGAGTTGCTGAAGGTCGAAGATACCCTTGCCCGCTCCTTCTACGAAAATGAAGCTGCTCAAAACAACTGGTCTGTCAGAGAGCTAAAGAGACAAATCAACTCCATGCTGTTTGAAAGGCTCGCCCTGAGCAGGAATACCACGGCCGTTATGAAGCTGGCGAAAAAAGGACAGATCATTGAGACGCCGGAAGACGCAATCAAAGACCCCTATGTATTGGAATTCCTAAATCTCAGAGAAGAATCCGCCTATACGGAAAGCCAGTTGGAACAGGCTCTTATTGATAAACTCCAGGATTTTCTTTTGGAACTGGGGAAGGGTTTTTCCTTTGTCGCCCGCCAGAAGAGGATTACCATCGCCAACCGCCATTACCACATTGACCTGGTCTTTTATAACCGGTTCCTTAAGTGTTTTGTCCTGATCGATCTGAAGACAGGAGAATTCGACCATGCCGATGCAGGTCAGATGAATTTCTATTTGAACTACTTCAAAGAAAACGAAACGATGGCAGATGAAAACGATCCTATTGGGCTTATTCTTTGCGCCAGAAAGGATGACATATTCGCCAGATACGTGCTGGGTGGACTGAGCAACAAGGTGTTTGCATCCAAATACAAACTCGCACTGCCCTCGGAGAGGCAATTGAAACAAAAACTCAAGTCATTGCCGGACTTATTAGATACAACGTAA
- a CDS encoding HEPN domain-containing protein, translating to MDREDIVKYWIESSDSDFQVMESLFENEHYVWALFLGHLVVEKLLKAYHVRNVDADYPRTHNLLEIAHKASLELSVEQKIVMSELSTFNLRARYPDYKNRFQKKANRQYTELQLNKIREIRKWLQEKINS from the coding sequence ATGGATCGGGAAGATATCGTAAAATACTGGATCGAGTCGTCGGATTCTGACTTCCAGGTTATGGAAAGCCTCTTTGAAAATGAACATTACGTCTGGGCCTTATTCTTGGGGCACCTGGTGGTCGAAAAATTACTGAAGGCATACCATGTAAGAAACGTTGATGCCGATTATCCCAGAACCCATAATTTACTTGAAATTGCCCACAAGGCGTCGCTTGAACTATCCGTTGAGCAAAAGATAGTCATGTCGGAGCTGAGCACGTTTAATCTCAGGGCAAGATACCCTGATTATAAGAATCGATTTCAAAAGAAAGCCAATCGCCAATATACAGAGTTGCAACTTAACAAAATACGAGAAATCAGAAAATGGTTACAGGAAAAGATAAACAGTTAA
- a CDS encoding tetratricopeptide repeat protein, with protein MKLSIPLKDIMIAPGKRFDPAEYTEQDVITRIKKLYGVIAEVMDIVVEGGMAHIEFRDATPEKFAEAMKKLAKGVDEAGKGRLPEALKLFQEVLAVIPENVAARRNMAKVYLEQGKLEKAKQHLQECLQIDPTDAWSYVMLGNIYVNNESNLDVAAFYYEKCLEHHPKDAIVLTNYAGLMTQKGEFQKAGEDDASKSVLETMFVRIPQQTLPREYTGIYAQAKNLYSELNKEKKH; from the coding sequence ATGAAATTATCCATTCCACTGAAAGACATTATGATCGCACCCGGCAAGCGATTCGATCCCGCTGAATATACCGAACAGGACGTGATTACCCGCATCAAGAAGCTTTATGGCGTGATTGCGGAAGTAATGGATATCGTAGTCGAAGGCGGAATGGCACACATTGAATTCCGGGATGCCACACCGGAGAAATTTGCTGAGGCCATGAAGAAGCTGGCGAAGGGGGTTGACGAGGCCGGGAAAGGCAGACTCCCGGAGGCACTGAAGCTCTTTCAGGAGGTCCTGGCAGTCATTCCCGAAAACGTGGCCGCCCGCCGCAACATGGCCAAGGTTTACTTGGAGCAAGGCAAGCTGGAGAAAGCGAAACAACACCTACAAGAATGTTTGCAGATCGATCCGACGGATGCCTGGAGCTACGTAATGCTGGGTAACATATACGTGAATAACGAAAGCAACCTGGACGTAGCCGCTTTCTATTACGAGAAATGTCTGGAGCACCATCCCAAAGATGCCATAGTCTTGACCAACTATGCTGGCTTGATGACGCAAAAGGGAGAATTTCAGAAGGCGGGCGAGGATGATGCCAGTAAAAGCGTTCTGGAAACGATGTTTGTCCGGATTCCGCAACAGACATTACCAAGAGAATATACGGGAATATATGCTCAAGCCAAGAACCTCTACAGTGAGTTGAACAAAGAGAAGAAACATTGA
- a CDS encoding sugar phosphate isomerase/epimerase codes for MHDILKVIQVHTPFHFLHDRFLPMVIKERINPEISFNHVTLDRFRKEDYIRVADSLLDAGLTITFHAPFMDLRPGALDPKIRQITIDRLNQVFDLVPHFRPLSVVCHPSFDKRYYVSSEQMWLENSVETWKIFLTRAIEMNTIIALENVYESDCQNLGLLLNELSSPHVSFCFDTGHFNVFSTTPLEEWMGGLWTRLGQIHIHDNNGLLDEHLPVGAGNFPFQDFFSMIREKGLKPIMTVESHTEKNLWKMLENIKAMKLF; via the coding sequence ATGCATGATATATTAAAAGTTATTCAGGTTCATACGCCGTTTCATTTTCTTCATGATCGATTTCTTCCGATGGTTATAAAGGAGAGGATAAATCCTGAGATCAGCTTCAATCATGTTACCCTTGATCGTTTCAGGAAAGAGGACTACATCAGGGTTGCCGATAGTCTTTTGGATGCGGGATTAACAATTACTTTCCACGCACCGTTCATGGATTTGAGGCCCGGAGCGCTCGATCCGAAGATACGGCAGATCACCATAGACCGTCTGAATCAGGTATTTGATCTTGTTCCGCATTTTCGACCGCTTTCTGTAGTATGCCATCCCTCATTCGACAAGAGATACTATGTGTCAAGTGAGCAGATGTGGCTGGAAAACAGCGTTGAAACATGGAAGATATTTTTAACGCGGGCCATTGAGATGAATACGATCATTGCTCTTGAAAATGTTTATGAAAGCGACTGTCAAAATCTGGGACTTCTCCTGAATGAGCTTTCCTCACCGCATGTCAGTTTTTGCTTCGATACCGGTCATTTTAATGTATTCTCGACCACACCGTTGGAAGAATGGATGGGTGGCTTGTGGACCCGCCTCGGTCAGATTCATATACACGATAACAACGGACTCCTCGATGAACATCTCCCGGTAGGAGCGGGGAACTTCCCCTTCCAGGATTTTTTTAGTATGATCCGTGAAAAGGGGCTTAAGCCTATTATGACTGTCGAGTCCCATACGGAAAAGAATCTATGGAAGATGTTGGAAAATATTAAGGCCATGAAGCTGTTTTAG
- a CDS encoding TIM barrel protein — protein MHDILKLIQVHTPFHFLHDRFLPMVIKERINPEISFNHVTLDRFRKEDYIRVADSLLDAGLTITFHAPFMDLRPGALDPKIRQITIDRLNQVFDLVPHFRPLSVVCHPSFDKRYYVSSEQLWLENSVETWKIFLTRAIEMNTIIAFENVYESDCQNLGLLLNEFSSPHVIFCFDTGHFNVFSTTPLEEWMGGLWTRLGPVDRIRSLIEVQIICKGKLVKGESLWLEYRGEALPIDYVFGTPTKREVRGYSVYATGFNLSS, from the coding sequence ATGCATGATATATTAAAACTTATTCAGGTTCATACGCCGTTTCATTTTCTTCATGATCGATTTCTTCCGATGGTTATAAAAGAGAGGATAAATCCTGAGATCAGCTTCAATCATGTTACCCTCGATCGTTTCAGGAAAGAGGACTACATCAGGGTTGCCGATAGTCTTTTGGATGCGGGATTAACAATTACTTTCCACGCGCCGTTTATGGATTTGAGGCCCGGAGCGCTCGATCCGAAGATACGGCAGATCACCATAGACCGTCTGAATCAGGTATTTGATCTTGTTCCGCATTTTCGACCACTTTCTGTAGTATGCCATCCCTCATTCGACAAGAGATACTATGTGTCAAGTGAGCAGTTGTGGCTGGAAAACAGCGTTGAAACATGGAAGATATTTTTAACGCGGGCCATTGAGATGAATACGATCATTGCTTTTGAAAATGTTTATGAAAGCGACTGTCAAAATCTGGGCCTTCTCCTGAATGAGTTTTCCTCACCGCATGTCATTTTTTGCTTCGATACCGGTCATTTTAATGTATTCTCGACCACACCGTTGGAAGAATGGATGGGTGGCTTGTGGACCCGCCTCGGTCCAGTGGACAGGATACGCAGTCTGATCGAGGTCCAGATCATCTGCAAGGGCAAACTCGTGAAGGGGGAATCGCTCTGGCTTGAATACCGGGGAGAAGCCCTGCCCATTGACTATGTCTTCGGTACGCCGACAAAGCGCGAGGTTCGTGGGTACTCCGTCTATGCCACAGGGTTCAACCTTTCAAGTTGA
- a CDS encoding nucleotidyltransferase domain-containing protein has product MVTGKDKQLIYEKIREYVKTLEKNKVPVWRLYLYGSYSKNTFHPDSDIDLAVFWDRDDIDGLDEDVLLRMLSWDIDLRIEPHSFARTDFDETDPFVSEIIATGERIL; this is encoded by the coding sequence ATGGTTACAGGAAAAGATAAACAGTTAATTTACGAAAAGATCAGGGAATACGTCAAGACGCTTGAAAAGAACAAGGTGCCGGTCTGGCGCTTATATCTGTACGGCTCCTATTCGAAAAATACATTTCATCCCGACAGCGATATTGACTTGGCCGTATTCTGGGACCGGGACGATATTGACGGACTGGACGAGGACGTCCTCTTAAGAATGTTGAGCTGGGATATCGACCTACGGATTGAACCCCATTCTTTTGCCCGTACTGACTTTGACGAAACGGATCCGTTTGTCAGTGAAATCATCGCAACCGGGGAGCGTATCCTGTAA
- a CDS encoding DNA methyltransferase has product MEITTDIYIGDSKEKLKLIPDNSVDLVVTSPPYADQRKNTYGGISHDKYVEWFLPISDQLLRVLKPTGTFVLNIKEKVVEGERSTYVMELILEMR; this is encoded by the coding sequence ATGGAAATAACTACAGACATATATATTGGGGACAGCAAAGAGAAATTAAAACTGATTCCTGACAACTCGGTTGACCTTGTTGTGACATCACCGCCTTACGCTGATCAGAGAAAAAATACATACGGTGGTATCAGCCATGACAAGTACGTGGAGTGGTTTTTGCCTATTTCCGACCAGCTATTACGTGTCCTCAAACCAACAGGAACTTTTGTCTTAAACATCAAGGAAAAAGTAGTTGAAGGGGAGCGCAGTACCTATGTAATGGAGCTTATTTTAGAAATGCGTAA